The Achromobacter spanius genome includes the window GCGCCAGCGCAGGGTTGCTCGCGGCGAATTCAGCCGCAAGCGTGCGCAAATAGCCCAGTTCCTGTTCGTAGTAGCGGTTCAACATGCCTTATTGCCTTCGCAGTGAAACTTTGCCGTTGGACGCCACGTGCGACGCCAGCCGCACGGGAATTTCGCGGTCGTCCACCGCGATGAAGCCTGAAATGGCGAAGCCCAGCGAAAGGACTTCGTCCTGCGTATTGGTGAAAGTGATCTGCGGCTGGCGCAGACGGGGTTCGTAACGCTGGATCATGCGGCCGATGTCCTCGATCATCTGCGTAGTCGTGCCGCTGCTGAACGAGCCCGCCAGATTGGTGAAGTCGGGCACGCCAAACGACAGGTCGATGGGCACGCTGCCCTGACGCGTGTTCAGGATGCGACGCAAGTGGTCCAGGATCGAGTCGACAAGAACCTCCGCCCGCGTGATGTGCGAACGTTCAACGTCCGAACCCAGGCTGGCGATGCGTTCAAGCAGGCGGTGTTCTCGCATGGGGATGCAGGCGGGGCGGGCGCATGCGCCCGCCGCTCGCCATTACGCCTTCGGCGCGAGCCAGGAGTCTTCGGACTCGATGCCGTCGGGTTCCCACGTCCAGACGATCTTCTCGTAGGTCAGCTCCACATCTTCCATGTGACCCAGTTGGCGATTGTCGGGTTGCAGGCAGTTCGGCACCCACAGGCGGGTACCGACGACCACCGCGTTGGTCAGCTGGATGGTGTAGTACTTCTCTTCCGTGCCCTTGGGGCTGATGCGGTAGAACTCCAGCGTGACGTCCTTGAGCTGTTCGCCCGAGCACAGCGCCTGGTAGATCTTCGGCGAGGACTTATCGATTTCCTTGACGAAGGTCAGGCCCAGATGCTGGCGCTTGCCCGAGGGCAGGCCGGACTGCGGGTTCTTGGGGATCTCGATCTTGTGCTCGACCGCTTGCACAAGGATCTTTCCCTGATGCCCGCTGATTTCGCAGGATCCTTCGATCTTGC containing:
- a CDS encoding Hcp family type VI secretion system effector, whose product is MAMPCYLTLEGQNQGKIEGSCEISGHQGKILVQAVEHKIEIPKNPQSGLPSGKRQHLGLTFVKEIDKSSPKIYQALCSGEQLKDVTLEFYRISPKGTEEKYYTIQLTNAVVVGTRLWVPNCLQPDNRQLGHMEDVELTYEKIVWTWEPDGIESEDSWLAPKA
- the tssE gene encoding type VI secretion system baseplate subunit TssE, which encodes MREHRLLERIASLGSDVERSHITRAEVLVDSILDHLRRILNTRQGSVPIDLSFGVPDFTNLAGSFSSGTTTQMIEDIGRMIQRYEPRLRQPQITFTNTQDEVLSLGFAISGFIAVDDREIPVRLASHVASNGKVSLRRQ